One Ruficoccus amylovorans genomic window carries:
- a CDS encoding carbohydrate ABC transporter permease, producing the protein MSSSATHHSLHSPLVKRMGTWLAWIVLAGLAVTMLYPLLWMLGTSVKTTDPSLIAIEGPSSSVFPAEPGVVKNLFPRVWHWENYLEVFRQVPFARYFFNSLFVSLAVTIGQVVTSSMAAYAFSRLQFRGRDVLFFFYLATLMVPATVTLIPTFILLSGIGLIDTYFALIVPSIFTAYGTFMLRQFFLGLPTELEEAAILDGCGPVRIYFKIVLPLSGPALAALGIFSFLGTWQNLLGPLVKINRDALKPLSLGLLDFMDSYSANWPLLMAASLLSILPVVFIFLFGQKFFVAGVRLGGVKG; encoded by the coding sequence ATGTCATCTTCAGCTACTCATCACTCTCTTCACTCGCCTCTGGTCAAGCGTATGGGCACATGGCTGGCCTGGATTGTCCTGGCAGGGTTGGCGGTGACCATGCTCTATCCTCTGCTCTGGATGCTTGGTACATCAGTGAAAACCACCGACCCGTCGCTGATCGCTATCGAAGGACCGTCCTCCAGCGTGTTTCCTGCGGAACCCGGAGTCGTAAAAAACCTGTTCCCGCGCGTCTGGCATTGGGAGAATTACCTCGAAGTCTTTCGGCAAGTTCCTTTTGCCCGGTACTTTTTTAACAGTCTTTTTGTTTCGCTCGCAGTAACGATCGGGCAGGTTGTTACCAGCTCAATGGCCGCGTACGCCTTCAGCCGTCTGCAATTCAGGGGCAGAGATGTGCTGTTCTTTTTCTACCTGGCTACGTTGATGGTCCCGGCCACGGTTACTCTTATTCCGACGTTTATCCTGCTGTCGGGGATTGGGCTGATCGACACCTATTTCGCTCTGATTGTCCCGTCCATTTTCACGGCCTACGGCACATTTATGCTAAGGCAGTTCTTTCTCGGTTTGCCCACTGAACTGGAAGAAGCCGCCATCCTGGATGGGTGCGGTCCTGTCCGCATTTATTTCAAGATCGTGCTGCCGCTTTCGGGACCCGCTCTGGCGGCCTTGGGCATATTCTCCTTTCTGGGAACCTGGCAGAACCTGCTCGGTCCACTCGTGAAGATCAATCGCGACGCGCTTAAACCCCTCTCGCTTGGCTTGCTTGACTTCATGGACTCTTATTCCGCGAACTGGCCGCTCCTGATGGCGGCTAGCCTGCTGTCCATCTTGCCGGTGGTGTTCATCTTTCTCTTCGGGCAGAAATTCTTTGTCGCCGGTGTTCGGCTGGGAGGGGTGAAGGGATGA
- a CDS encoding ABC transporter ATP-binding protein: MANVSISKLTKTYPGSGGPDVTVVHGIDLEIRDGEFMVLVGPSGCGKSTTLRMIAGLEDITGGSVSIGDRVVNNVLPKERDIAMVFQNYALYPHMSVYENMAFGLKLRKFPKAEIDQRVREASAMLGLDPYLARKPKALSGGQRQRVAVGRAIVRKPKVFLFDEPLSNLDAKMRVSMRAEISKLHARLDATMIYVTHDQVEAMTMGDRICVMKDGRIMQVDEPLALYNKPDNMFVAGFIGSPAMNFFKGTLRKSDGGLVFAGAEGDADPVRLMLPEAVASQVTGHVDREVVLGIRPEDISEATPSPDEGLLRSITARLDVREPMGAETYLYCVAGGTLFVARVHPGGHYECGQQVKLHVKVEHIHLFDAQTEQALLSSLSGAWMNCY, translated from the coding sequence ATGGCAAACGTAAGTATCAGCAAACTCACCAAGACCTATCCCGGCAGCGGCGGCCCCGACGTAACGGTCGTGCATGGCATCGACCTGGAGATCCGCGACGGGGAGTTCATGGTGCTGGTCGGTCCTTCCGGCTGCGGTAAATCCACGACGCTGCGCATGATTGCCGGACTTGAAGACATCACCGGCGGCAGTGTGTCAATCGGCGACCGTGTCGTGAACAACGTGCTGCCCAAGGAGCGGGACATCGCCATGGTTTTTCAGAACTACGCGCTCTACCCACACATGAGCGTGTACGAGAACATGGCCTTTGGGCTGAAGCTGAGAAAGTTCCCTAAGGCCGAAATCGACCAGCGGGTGCGCGAGGCCTCGGCCATGCTCGGGCTGGACCCGTACCTGGCGCGCAAGCCCAAGGCGCTCTCCGGCGGGCAGCGGCAGCGGGTCGCCGTCGGGCGGGCGATTGTGAGGAAGCCGAAGGTCTTTCTCTTTGACGAACCGTTGTCGAATCTCGACGCGAAAATGCGGGTGTCGATGCGCGCGGAGATATCCAAGCTGCACGCCCGCCTGGATGCGACGATGATCTATGTGACCCACGACCAGGTCGAGGCCATGACGATGGGAGACCGCATCTGCGTCATGAAGGATGGCCGCATCATGCAGGTGGACGAGCCACTCGCCCTCTACAACAAGCCGGACAATATGTTCGTGGCGGGCTTTATCGGCAGTCCGGCCATGAATTTCTTCAAAGGTACTTTGCGCAAATCGGACGGAGGGCTGGTCTTTGCCGGGGCCGAGGGCGACGCCGACCCGGTCAGGCTCATGCTGCCTGAGGCAGTGGCGAGCCAGGTAACCGGGCATGTCGATCGGGAGGTTGTGCTCGGGATTCGCCCCGAGGACATCTCAGAGGCGACGCCTTCCCCGGACGAAGGGCTGCTGCGCAGTATTACGGCACGCCTGGATGTGCGCGAGCCCATGGGGGCGGAAACCTATTTATACTGCGTGGCCGGTGGTACTTTGTTTGTCGCCCGCGTGCACCCCGGCGGCCATTATGAATGCGGACAGCAGGTGAAGCTTCACGTCAAAGTGGAGCACATCCACCTCTTCGACGCGCAAACAGAACAAGCGCTCTTGAGTTCGCTTTCAGGTGCTTGGATGAATTGTTATTGA
- a CDS encoding carbohydrate ABC transporter permease: MKARPITIFSFLAPNLIGFMIFTLIPIGAALLLSFYAWDLFSPPRFVGADNYLFIIGFRLRENVEPLRGGLLIVMGVLFLVTVWSRKVSGLNHTVRWLLAMAGMACVAAGALQWYEPVNPRFWYYVYNTLFLMIGLPFSMIGSLVLASLLNQKYFGQNFFRLAFFLPSIVSSVGIYLLWKWIFQPDYGLINAALAQIGVFGPRWLESTTWVKPALVMMDFWGRVGGMNMLLYLAALQNINPELYEAADIDGANAWHRFWKITWPMVSPTTFFILVMGIIQGFQSGFDAAYVMTRGGPAGASTTLSYFIYENAFNFFYMGRAAAASWILFAIVLGCTWLNWKLSANRIHY, translated from the coding sequence ATGAAAGCCCGCCCCATCACTATCTTTTCGTTTCTGGCGCCGAACCTGATCGGGTTTATGATCTTTACGCTCATCCCGATTGGAGCTGCGCTTCTGCTGTCTTTTTATGCCTGGGATTTGTTCAGTCCTCCGCGGTTCGTGGGCGCTGATAATTACCTGTTTATCATCGGATTTCGTCTTCGGGAGAATGTGGAACCCCTTCGGGGCGGGCTTTTGATCGTTATGGGGGTGCTGTTTCTCGTGACAGTGTGGTCTCGCAAGGTTTCGGGGCTCAACCATACAGTTCGGTGGTTGCTGGCTATGGCCGGAATGGCATGCGTGGCCGCGGGTGCCTTGCAGTGGTATGAGCCGGTTAATCCGCGATTTTGGTACTATGTGTATAACACGCTTTTCCTAATGATCGGCTTGCCCTTCTCGATGATCGGCTCGCTAGTGCTGGCGTCTTTGCTCAACCAGAAGTACTTCGGGCAAAACTTCTTTCGTCTCGCATTTTTTCTTCCTTCCATTGTGAGCAGTGTGGGAATCTACCTGTTGTGGAAATGGATTTTCCAGCCAGACTACGGTTTGATTAACGCCGCGCTCGCCCAAATCGGGGTCTTTGGGCCGCGTTGGTTGGAGTCCACCACCTGGGTCAAGCCAGCTCTTGTTATGATGGACTTCTGGGGGCGGGTCGGAGGTATGAACATGCTTCTTTATCTGGCGGCCCTTCAGAACATTAATCCTGAACTCTACGAGGCGGCCGACATTGACGGGGCCAACGCCTGGCACCGGTTTTGGAAAATCACCTGGCCGATGGTTTCACCTACCACGTTCTTTATCCTGGTCATGGGAATCATCCAGGGCTTTCAGAGCGGCTTCGACGCGGCTTATGTCATGACCCGCGGCGGTCCCGCGGGTGCCTCCACGACGCTCAGCTACTTCATCTACGAAAACGCGTTTAATTTCTTCTACATGGGCCGCGCGGCGGCAGCCAGTTGGATTCTGTTCGCCATCGTTCTGGGCTGCACTTGGCTCAACTGGAAGCTGTCGGCTAACCGTATCCATTATTAA
- a CDS encoding GntR family transcriptional regulator → MTAIGSKIGFAKGCAPLMMPVMPAHTSANESVSSHLNRLVRLVFSEKYLPGDRLVERDLAAQLNLSRIPIREGLLMLAAKGLILKDDSSRGMRLRDYTPTEVLHLYEYREAIELAAIHAACQHRTQTQLVELELLCDELDAGAEHLDTTRRLELEWSFHQSIVLASGNARFISDFALLMVECNYVFYHLHSDGRNTDENANLSLSTHVHAVAKEHRDIVRMIGERDSASASTAMRAHLSSLSSRIHRILVKRPFRADTGD, encoded by the coding sequence ATGACGGCGATAGGATCAAAAATCGGGTTTGCCAAAGGCTGCGCCCCCCTGATGATGCCTGTTATGCCTGCTCATACATCCGCGAACGAAAGCGTATCGTCGCACCTGAATCGCCTTGTCCGCCTGGTGTTTTCGGAGAAATACCTACCTGGAGACCGTTTGGTCGAACGTGATTTAGCCGCTCAGTTAAACCTGAGCCGCATCCCCATCCGCGAGGGCTTGCTTATGCTCGCCGCCAAAGGGTTGATTCTGAAGGATGACTCTAGCCGGGGGATGCGGTTGCGTGATTACACACCGACCGAGGTGCTTCACCTTTATGAATATCGCGAGGCCATCGAGCTGGCCGCCATCCACGCGGCTTGTCAGCACCGTACCCAAACACAGTTGGTCGAACTCGAGTTGCTCTGTGATGAGCTTGATGCCGGGGCGGAACATCTGGACACGACGCGTCGTCTGGAACTTGAATGGAGCTTCCACCAGAGCATCGTTCTGGCCAGTGGAAACGCGCGTTTCATCAGCGATTTCGCGTTGCTCATGGTCGAATGCAATTATGTTTTTTATCACCTCCACAGCGATGGAAGAAACACCGATGAAAATGCGAATCTGTCGCTCTCTACTCATGTTCACGCGGTGGCCAAAGAGCACCGGGACATCGTGCGTATGATTGGTGAGCGTGATAGCGCCTCGGCCTCGACTGCTATGCGCGCTCATCTTTCCAGTCTCAGCAGCCGGATTCATCGTATCCTGGTCAAACGGCCATTTCGGGCCGATACCGGCGATTAA